One Streptomyces sp. V4I8 genomic window carries:
- a CDS encoding DUF6313 family protein: MLRLVPGLLGLIALYLLNGFLNGWAQAYNLLATITSPGDVRQQWCAWPLSLAGWAVMPALVGGAIGYVVTTQIETHRTQELAELLDELRRCSIPQPDEGG; encoded by the coding sequence ATGCTGCGCCTCGTTCCTGGGCTGCTCGGTCTCATAGCTCTGTACCTACTCAACGGCTTCTTGAACGGCTGGGCCCAGGCCTACAACCTTCTCGCCACCATCACCTCTCCGGGAGACGTCAGGCAGCAATGGTGTGCCTGGCCGCTTTCGCTCGCAGGCTGGGCCGTGATGCCAGCACTCGTCGGGGGAGCAATCGGCTACGTCGTGACCACACAGATCGAAACCCACCGGACACAAGAACTGGCGGAGTTGCTTGATGAGCTGCGTCGTTGCTCCATCCCACAGCCTGACGAGGGAGGGTGA
- a CDS encoding DUF6313 family protein, with amino-acid sequence MLSLYDLCADGGDDAKLAQQFAGQWHGSDWAVAEDHWEQLVSRVLQTRDMQRYTPRAALRVSERIALDILKVYLPHQRSTCPICRHLIDQRLPRAEREA; translated from the coding sequence TTGCTCTCGCTCTACGACCTCTGTGCCGACGGAGGGGATGACGCCAAGCTGGCGCAACAGTTCGCGGGCCAGTGGCACGGCAGCGACTGGGCAGTAGCAGAGGACCACTGGGAACAACTTGTTAGTCGCGTGCTCCAGACACGGGACATGCAGCGCTACACGCCGAGGGCTGCGTTGCGAGTCAGTGAGCGCATAGCGCTCGACATACTCAAGGTGTACTTGCCCCATCAGCGCAGTACCTGCCCCATATGCAGGCACCTCATCGACCAGCGACTACCTAGAGCTGAAAGGGAGGCGTGA
- a CDS encoding pentapeptide repeat-containing protein has protein sequence MEDRTVEEELRGLLYLTCPDAPDDARREALVLLADFNHQLSEDEAAHLSRRLSPPATKWATVDLRRADLRGTDLRNADLHRANLAGADLRGTDLRNADLHRANLAGADLRGTDLRDADLRHARWAARHEVGAGIAGAAVLAAGVLLPPTRLLYGAVLAVGSVGKLRRVLAALKGAQWSTGTRWPSAWKPIMLWASVATSPTTYVVGEGQEQQADERILR, from the coding sequence ATGGAGGACAGGACTGTTGAGGAAGAGCTGCGCGGCCTTCTCTACTTGACATGCCCGGACGCGCCAGACGATGCCCGCCGGGAGGCACTCGTCCTGCTCGCCGATTTCAATCACCAGCTCTCGGAGGATGAGGCTGCCCACCTCAGTCGAAGGCTGAGTCCACCTGCTACCAAATGGGCTACGGTCGATCTACGGCGTGCCGACCTGCGTGGCACCGATCTCAGGAACGCCGACCTGCATCGTGCCAACCTGGCCGGCGCCGACCTGCGTGGCACCGATCTCAGGAACGCCGACCTGCATCGTGCCAACCTGGCCGGCGCCGACCTGCGTGGCACCGATCTCAGAGACGCCGACCTACGCCATGCCCGCTGGGCGGCTCGCCATGAGGTTGGAGCAGGGATAGCTGGCGCAGCTGTGCTGGCGGCCGGAGTGTTACTTCCCCCTACTCGACTGCTTTACGGTGCAGTGCTGGCGGTCGGCAGTGTGGGCAAGCTGCGCCGTGTCTTGGCCGCTTTGAAAGGCGCTCAGTGGTCAACGGGAACTCGTTGGCCGAGTGCTTGGAAACCGATCATGCTGTGGGCGTCGGTCGCGACTTCGCCTACTACCTACGTTGTCGGTGAGGGCCAGGAACAGCAGGCAGACGAACGCATCCTACGGTGA
- a CDS encoding helix-turn-helix domain-containing protein — translation MRGLGDHLSIGERIAFYRKRRGYTQEVLAGLVGRSTDWLAKIETGRRKPPRIDMLAELSRILRVPLGDLLGQTVLVEDERQQDDVPAVRDALMSPRRLSRLLFGAEAETQLPTPAPVAVRVEQAWNDYQGGRLGSVIAALPALLQTAQELEDRAARRGDDRSDCWAVSARTHHLAATTLAKIGESDISWLAAERAMRAADESDDPLVLASAARSGTHALLANGRYDDALELGNTAARWLSSQVTENDPAALSLLGMIHLRAAVAAARHQDRPTATGLLDRAEELADDLGSDENYWQTGFGPTNVLLHRLSVELDLDNVSYVVEHGRINVDHMPQERSVSHRIDYARALSLAGQGDEAFAELRTAERTSPQLVRNNPRVRETLRDLIKQSPVTGGSRSSEVFVMAQRCRAVQ, via the coding sequence ATGCGTGGTCTTGGAGATCATCTCAGCATCGGCGAGCGCATCGCGTTCTATCGGAAGCGCCGTGGCTACACGCAAGAGGTGCTGGCCGGTCTGGTCGGTCGTAGCACTGACTGGCTCGCGAAGATCGAGACCGGGCGTCGGAAGCCGCCCCGTATCGACATGCTCGCGGAGCTGTCGCGCATCCTGCGCGTGCCTCTCGGAGATCTGCTCGGGCAGACCGTCCTCGTGGAAGACGAGCGCCAACAGGACGACGTCCCTGCTGTACGCGATGCCCTTATGAGCCCGCGTCGCCTCTCGCGTCTGCTCTTTGGCGCCGAGGCTGAGACTCAGCTGCCGACACCCGCCCCCGTGGCCGTGCGGGTGGAACAGGCATGGAACGACTACCAGGGCGGACGGCTCGGCAGTGTCATCGCTGCTCTTCCCGCGCTGCTTCAGACCGCACAGGAGTTGGAGGATCGCGCGGCGCGTCGGGGCGATGACCGTAGCGATTGCTGGGCAGTTTCGGCCCGTACGCACCATCTCGCCGCTACGACGCTCGCGAAGATCGGTGAGTCCGACATCTCATGGCTCGCTGCCGAGCGCGCGATGCGGGCCGCTGACGAGTCGGACGACCCGCTCGTGTTGGCCTCCGCGGCCCGGTCCGGCACGCATGCTCTGCTTGCCAACGGGCGCTACGACGACGCTCTAGAACTGGGCAATACGGCGGCAAGGTGGCTGTCGTCTCAGGTGACAGAGAACGATCCGGCCGCCCTCAGCTTGCTAGGGATGATCCACCTGCGTGCCGCAGTCGCGGCAGCGCGGCATCAGGACCGGCCCACTGCCACGGGGCTGTTGGACCGTGCCGAAGAACTCGCGGACGACCTCGGTTCGGATGAGAACTACTGGCAGACCGGATTCGGGCCGACGAACGTCCTGCTCCATCGCCTGTCCGTTGAGCTGGACCTCGACAACGTCTCGTACGTGGTGGAACACGGCCGAATCAACGTCGACCACATGCCGCAGGAGCGCAGCGTCTCCCACCGCATCGACTACGCGCGGGCTCTGTCGCTCGCCGGCCAGGGAGACGAGGCGTTCGCGGAGCTGCGTACGGCTGAGCGGACGTCGCCGCAGCTCGTACGCAACAATCCGAGGGTGCGCGAGACACTGCGGGACCTGATCAAGCAGTCTCCCGTGACCGGCGGCTCGCGCTCGTCCGAGGTGTTCGTAATGGCGCAACGGTGCAGGGCGGTCCAGTGA
- a CDS encoding flavoprotein yields the protein MSSGKRGVLGVVGSAAGGVEALRAGLVEPAMDRGWRVAVTLTPTAGQWLRMSGEVERLEKLTGLPVRDEPRLPGEARPHPPVDCYVVAPASANMVAKLATGLMDNQALTQVGEAVGTLGLPVVVFPRVNAAHARHPAWQGHMDALRAGGVHVVYGPDVWPLYEPREAPAGRELPWAAVLEAAEEATR from the coding sequence GTGAGTTCAGGCAAGCGCGGGGTGCTCGGGGTCGTTGGGTCGGCGGCCGGGGGCGTAGAGGCACTGCGTGCCGGCCTCGTCGAACCCGCGATGGACCGCGGATGGCGGGTGGCCGTCACGCTGACGCCGACCGCAGGTCAGTGGCTGCGGATGAGCGGGGAGGTTGAGCGGCTGGAGAAGCTCACCGGCCTACCCGTACGCGACGAACCGCGCTTGCCCGGTGAGGCCCGGCCGCATCCGCCAGTTGATTGCTACGTGGTCGCTCCCGCGTCCGCCAACATGGTCGCCAAGCTCGCGACTGGCCTGATGGACAACCAGGCACTGACCCAGGTTGGCGAAGCTGTTGGCACCCTCGGTCTGCCGGTCGTCGTCTTCCCGCGGGTAAACGCGGCGCACGCTCGCCACCCCGCGTGGCAAGGTCACATGGACGCCCTTCGGGCAGGGGGAGTGCATGTCGTCTACGGCCCGGACGTCTGGCCGCTGTACGAGCCGAGGGAAGCGCCGGCGGGCCGCGAACTCCCGTGGGCCGCAGTGCTGGAAGCCGCAGAGGAAGCCACTCGGTGA
- a CDS encoding GntR family transcriptional regulator, which yields MEQSPEAPKQAPTAKEIAADFREKITGPNREYDPGDQLPAARKLAKDLGVQLMTVQSAYGQLRDEGLVLTQQGRGTFVRDPSMPLGTEPGSSPAFTALAAELSSIHDALRMLGERLDRLEQLVGDGTPPAP from the coding sequence ATGGAGCAGAGCCCAGAAGCGCCCAAGCAGGCACCCACGGCCAAGGAAATCGCCGCGGATTTTCGCGAGAAGATCACGGGCCCGAACCGCGAGTACGACCCGGGAGACCAGCTCCCCGCGGCCCGCAAACTCGCTAAGGACCTTGGCGTGCAGCTCATGACCGTGCAGAGCGCGTATGGCCAGCTCCGCGACGAGGGGTTGGTTCTCACCCAGCAGGGCCGCGGAACGTTCGTCCGTGACCCTTCGATGCCGCTCGGCACCGAGCCGGGCAGTAGCCCCGCGTTCACCGCACTGGCAGCAGAGCTCAGCTCGATTCATGACGCTCTTCGCATGCTCGGCGAGCGACTGGACCGCCTTGAACAGCTTGTCGGCGACGGGACTCCACCCGCGCCGTGA